A portion of the Paenibacillus hamazuiensis genome contains these proteins:
- a CDS encoding precorrin-2 dehydrogenase/sirohydrochlorin ferrochelatase family protein, whose protein sequence is MAGPYYSMMADVRGKLCVVVGGGAVAERKIGSLLEAEARVSVISPSGTPQLEMWAAEGRIEFIREPYAAQHRRLVEQAMLVLAATDQAAVNRRVAEDAVSLGRWVNVADQPEKSSFIVPSSLRRGKLTIAVSTSGASPGVSARIRQRLEQEYGEEYAAYIDLLEELRELVQDKLADTKTRQKLSRAMLDWELLPVIRAGKLEEIRGRLVELVGEQPDLDRFEYIAQWLKEVSACANS, encoded by the coding sequence ATGGCGGGACCGTATTACTCCATGATGGCCGATGTACGGGGCAAATTATGCGTCGTTGTCGGCGGCGGAGCTGTCGCCGAGCGGAAGATCGGCTCGCTGCTCGAAGCGGAGGCGAGGGTGTCCGTCATCAGTCCCTCCGGTACCCCTCAGCTGGAAATGTGGGCGGCGGAAGGGCGCATCGAGTTCATCCGGGAGCCGTACGCGGCGCAGCACCGCAGGCTCGTGGAGCAGGCGATGCTTGTGCTGGCGGCAACGGACCAGGCGGCGGTCAACCGCCGGGTGGCGGAGGATGCCGTTTCGCTCGGCAGGTGGGTGAACGTGGCGGACCAGCCGGAAAAAAGCAGCTTTATCGTGCCGTCCTCGCTTCGCAGAGGAAAGCTGACGATCGCCGTCTCCACGTCGGGTGCGAGCCCGGGCGTTTCGGCCCGCATCCGGCAGCGGCTCGAGCAGGAATACGGCGAAGAATATGCGGCTTACATCGACCTGCTCGAGGAGCTGCGAGAGCTGGTGCAGGATAAGCTTGCGGATACAAAAACACGCCAGAAGCTGTCCCGGGCGATGCTCGATTGGGAGCTGCTGCCGGTTATCCGCGCAGGGAAGCTGGAAGAAATTCGCGGCCGTCTTGTCGAGTTGGTTGGCGAACAGCCGGATTTAGACAGATTTGAATACATAGCACAATGGCTTAAGGAGGTGTCGGCATGCGCAAACTCGTAG
- the ccsA gene encoding cytochrome c biogenesis protein CcsA, which yields MITKSWMYDAIIYIYALSLLFYFSDFAHTNREAKRMGTGLLSFVWGLQTVYLIMSLVSHPGLSAFSVFESLFLLSWFLVTVSLVVNRFFRIELFVFLINVIGFSVLALNFFSNPNVSPTLGSWKINDELLFIHITMAIASYAAFAIAAVFSGMHLFLHRKLKEKQFTQVVRRLPSLENTDRYAYFSVIVGAPLLLLALALGVVWIVLEGDMRLLYDPKVVNSWFVLAAYIFYLFQRLGMRTPGNKLARWNLAAFAIVVLNFIVSNFSEFHQWS from the coding sequence ATGATCACAAAGAGCTGGATGTACGATGCCATTATTTATATATATGCCCTGAGCCTGCTGTTTTACTTTTCGGATTTCGCGCATACGAACCGGGAAGCGAAACGGATGGGGACAGGGTTGCTTTCTTTTGTTTGGGGATTGCAGACGGTGTACTTGATCATGAGTCTGGTTTCTCATCCGGGTCTGAGCGCTTTTTCGGTGTTCGAATCGCTGTTTTTGCTGTCCTGGTTTCTGGTCACCGTATCGCTTGTCGTCAACCGGTTTTTCCGCATCGAATTGTTCGTCTTTTTGATAAACGTGATCGGGTTTTCCGTGCTGGCGCTTAACTTTTTCAGCAATCCGAACGTGTCTCCGACCTTGGGGTCGTGGAAAATCAACGACGAGCTGCTGTTTATCCACATTACGATGGCGATCGCCAGCTATGCGGCATTTGCGATCGCGGCGGTATTTTCCGGGATGCATCTGTTTTTACACCGAAAGCTTAAGGAGAAGCAGTTCACCCAGGTTGTGCGCCGCTTACCCAGCCTCGAAAATACGGACCGTTACGCGTATTTTTCCGTTATCGTAGGTGCGCCGCTCCTGCTGCTCGCGCTTGCTTTGGGAGTGGTATGGATCGTGCTCGAGGGCGACATGAGACTGCTTTATGACCCTAAGGTCGTGAACTCGTGGTTTGTGCTCGCCGCATATATTTTTTATTTGTTTCAACGTCTGGGGATGCGCACACCGGGGAATAAATTAGCTAGATGGAATTTGGCGGCTTTTGCCATTGTCGTGCTTAATTTTATCGTTTCCAACTTTTCCGAATTTCATCAATGGAGCTGA